A single region of the Glycine max cultivar Williams 82 chromosome 20, Glycine_max_v4.0, whole genome shotgun sequence genome encodes:
- the LOC106797688 gene encoding uncharacterized protein — translation MEWFFRISHPFMTPAQAGDQQRDAPAADPEDYIQPPSPQVPVAFDPPPHVDDYEGYEAIAQRLERVLNLRIVIAGTELYDIMQDCLTIARGGPSVDGTVRARQRHRTDH, via the exons atggagtggttttttCGCATATCTCACCCATTCATGACACCGGCCCAGGCAGGTGACCAGCAGAGGGATGCACCAGCTGCAGACCCTGAGGACTACATACAGCCGCCCAGCCcccaggttccagtggcatttgacccccctccacatgtg gatgattacgagggatatgaggcgattgcacagaggttggagcgtgtgctcaaccttaggatagtcattgcaggcacagagttatatgacattatgcaGGACTGCCTGACGATCGCGAGAGGGGGACCCAGTGTTGATGGGACTGTCAGGGCTCGTCAGAGACACCGCACAGaccattga